A section of the Pedobacter sp. HDW13 genome encodes:
- a CDS encoding M28 family peptidase: MKYLFSAALICSAILANAQDQFGNVFSKINTDVQQNAKAYQNLKYETETIGHRLTGSANGAKAEQYTFDLLKSYGCEVTFQPFEVESWSRKTISVEIGTDKNSLTKMKAVTLAHSPVSANVSGGIVDAGNGLEADYQANPAKFKGKIVLIYLGVLPGSPAGTKSLHRSEKTAIATKYGASGVIIINTVKDGVLLTGTASVTGKLIAIPAICIGLEDGMALKEKLKTQAQVAHIAMTNFSGVIKARNVIATFKGTELPKDKIVVGGHLDSWDLATGAIDNGIGSFAIIDMARTFKKLNLKTKRTVEFVLFMGEEQGLLGSKAYVEQAKKNGTLAQVKFMLNYDMTNDPKGFSTSRAEMKDLFTAWGAEIVKIDTGFKNLFNAGAGLHSDHQPFMLEGIPTGGGFGGKLPNNSGPFYHSDGDSFKLVDEQELKNTVRYSAMLTYALANTPKIPVDVQGDEELRIFLESQNLKEPLTIAGEWRWK; this comes from the coding sequence ATGAAATACCTTTTCTCAGCTGCACTCATCTGTTCGGCAATATTGGCCAATGCACAAGATCAATTTGGCAACGTATTTTCGAAAATTAATACCGATGTGCAACAAAATGCTAAAGCTTATCAGAATTTAAAATACGAAACCGAAACCATTGGTCACCGCTTAACCGGTTCGGCAAATGGGGCAAAGGCAGAGCAATATACTTTCGATTTACTGAAATCGTACGGCTGCGAGGTAACGTTTCAACCTTTTGAAGTAGAAAGCTGGAGCAGAAAAACCATTAGTGTAGAAATAGGTACTGATAAAAACAGTCTGACTAAAATGAAAGCGGTAACGCTGGCACACTCGCCGGTAAGCGCAAATGTGAGTGGCGGTATTGTAGATGCCGGTAATGGGCTGGAAGCCGACTATCAGGCCAATCCTGCTAAATTTAAAGGTAAGATTGTGCTGATCTATCTGGGCGTTTTACCAGGTTCGCCCGCGGGAACAAAATCACTTCACCGTTCTGAGAAAACAGCCATTGCCACCAAATACGGAGCAAGTGGAGTAATTATCATCAATACGGTAAAAGATGGCGTGCTTTTAACGGGTACGGCTTCGGTTACGGGCAAATTAATCGCCATCCCTGCCATTTGTATCGGTTTAGAAGATGGCATGGCTTTAAAAGAAAAGCTGAAAACGCAAGCGCAAGTTGCCCATATTGCAATGACAAATTTTTCGGGTGTAATTAAGGCCCGGAATGTAATTGCCACATTTAAAGGAACCGAACTGCCAAAAGATAAAATTGTGGTTGGTGGACATTTAGATAGCTGGGATTTAGCTACTGGGGCCATCGATAACGGAATAGGTTCTTTTGCTATTATAGATATGGCACGCACCTTTAAAAAGCTGAATTTGAAAACGAAACGAACTGTAGAGTTTGTGTTGTTTATGGGTGAGGAACAAGGTTTATTGGGCTCAAAGGCTTATGTAGAACAGGCCAAAAAGAACGGAACTTTAGCCCAGGTTAAATTTATGCTCAACTATGATATGACCAACGATCCGAAAGGCTTTTCGACTTCGAGAGCGGAGATGAAAGATTTATTTACAGCCTGGGGTGCAGAGATTGTAAAAATAGATACCGGTTTTAAAAATTTGTTTAATGCAGGTGCAGGTTTACATAGCGATCACCAGCCATTTATGCTGGAGGGCATTCCAACAGGTGGAGGCTTTGGTGGTAAATTACCCAATAATTCAGGGCCTTTTTACCACTCGGATGGAGATTCGTTTAAACTGGTTGATGAGCAGGAGTTGAAAAATACCGTACGCTACAGCGCCATGCTTACTTATGCTTTAGCTAATACTCCTAAAATACCGGTTGACGTTCAGGGTGATGAAGAGTTGCGTATATTTTTAGAATCGCAGAATTTAAAAGAGCCTTTAACTATAGCAGGCGAGTGGAGGTGGAAGTAG
- a CDS encoding rhodanese-like domain-containing protein, with protein sequence MKIEQIYTGCLAEAAYYIESNGEAAIIDPLREVATYLKKAEKAGAVIKYIFETHFHADFVSGHVDLAEKSGAEIIYGPTAKTEFKSHIAKDGEQFKLGTLTITALHTPGHTLESTTYLLTDENGKDHCIFSGDTLFIGDVGRPDLAQKGNLTMEDLAGMLYDSLNEKIKPLADDVIVYPAHGAGSACGKSMSKETFDTLGHQKQVNYALKAETKEQFIAEVTDGILPPPQYFAKNAAINKGGVESIDEVYEKGLNALTPQQFEDMANQTGAIMLDTRDPQVFAKGFIPNSINIGLNGQFAPWVGALITDLQQPILLVTEQGKAEETITRLTRVGYDSTIGYLDAGFENWIAADKEIDTIESISADTFEQVATHTDITALDVRKPGEYESEHLEFTLSRPLDFIDDWMGEIDPKATYYIHCAGGYRSMIAASILKSRGVEQVIDIAGGYGAIKNTGLKRTDFACPSKAMKA encoded by the coding sequence ATGAAAATAGAACAAATATATACAGGCTGCCTGGCAGAAGCTGCGTATTACATCGAAAGTAATGGCGAGGCTGCAATTATCGATCCTTTAAGAGAAGTTGCCACTTATTTAAAAAAGGCCGAAAAAGCCGGTGCGGTTATTAAATATATTTTCGAAACTCATTTTCATGCCGATTTCGTTTCGGGCCATGTAGATTTGGCAGAGAAATCGGGTGCAGAGATTATTTACGGCCCAACAGCAAAAACCGAATTTAAATCACACATTGCTAAAGATGGCGAACAGTTTAAATTAGGTACCCTAACCATTACGGCTTTACACACACCTGGCCATACTTTGGAATCGACTACTTATTTGTTAACCGACGAGAATGGCAAAGACCACTGCATTTTTAGTGGCGATACTTTGTTTATTGGTGATGTTGGTCGTCCGGACCTGGCTCAAAAAGGCAACTTAACCATGGAAGATTTAGCTGGAATGCTCTACGACTCGCTAAACGAAAAAATTAAACCTTTGGCCGATGATGTAATTGTTTACCCGGCACATGGTGCTGGATCGGCCTGCGGCAAAAGCATGAGTAAAGAAACTTTTGATACATTGGGGCACCAGAAACAGGTAAACTATGCATTGAAAGCTGAAACGAAAGAACAGTTTATTGCTGAGGTTACCGATGGTATTTTGCCTCCGCCACAATATTTTGCCAAAAACGCTGCCATTAATAAAGGTGGGGTAGAAAGCATTGATGAAGTCTACGAAAAAGGTTTAAATGCTTTAACTCCTCAGCAATTTGAAGATATGGCCAACCAAACCGGAGCAATTATGCTCGATACCCGCGATCCGCAGGTTTTTGCAAAAGGTTTTATCCCAAATTCAATTAATATTGGGTTGAACGGGCAGTTTGCACCATGGGTTGGCGCATTAATTACCGATTTGCAACAACCTATTTTATTGGTTACCGAGCAAGGGAAAGCAGAAGAAACCATTACACGCTTAACCCGCGTAGGTTACGATAGTACCATTGGGTATCTGGATGCTGGCTTTGAAAACTGGATTGCTGCCGATAAAGAAATAGATACCATCGAATCGATCTCGGCCGATACTTTTGAACAGGTTGCCACTCATACAGATATTACTGCGCTCGATGTGCGCAAGCCCGGCGAATATGAATCGGAGCATCTGGAGTTTACGCTTAGCCGTCCCTTAGATTTTATAGACGACTGGATGGGCGAAATTGACCCGAAAGCAACTTACTATATTCATTGTGCCGGCGGCTACCGTTCTATGATTGCTGCATCAATTCTGAAATCGCGCGGAGTAGAGCAGGTAATTGATATCGCTGGTGGTTATGGAGCCATTAAAAATACAGGTTTAAAAAGAACCGATTTTGCCTGCCCTAGTAAAGCTATGAAAGCTTAA
- a CDS encoding TerC/Alx family metal homeostasis membrane protein: MTNELLFSLGFLLFIVLILALDLGLFSRKEHVVSLKQAGIMSLVMVALALGFYFLLLTEGHQLHGIKDFSHLKDIVISHQHHIKLIPDDFDGSLAIYRQNLGLEFLTGYVIEYALSVDNIFVIVLVFSAFAVEEKYYHRVLFWGILGAIIMRFIFIFVGAALIAKFAWILYLFGAFLVFTGVKMFFSNDDDDKIDPENHPVVKWASKIFSIHPKYEGKKFFVKINHKTLVTPLFLVLLIVEFTDLLFAVDSIPAIFAVTKDPYIVFFSNIFAIMGLRSMFFLLVNIIHKFHYLKTGLAVLLAFIGVKMLGHTYLEKWGFTTEHSLIIILAILVISIVASLAFPKKKVHVKP; the protein is encoded by the coding sequence ATGACTAACGAACTACTTTTCAGCTTAGGTTTCCTTTTGTTTATTGTACTGATACTTGCTTTGGATTTAGGCCTTTTTAGCCGGAAAGAGCATGTCGTTAGCTTAAAACAAGCTGGCATAATGAGTTTGGTTATGGTTGCCCTGGCTTTGGGCTTTTATTTTTTGTTGTTAACAGAGGGTCATCAGCTGCATGGAATTAAGGATTTCAGCCACCTGAAAGATATTGTAATCAGTCATCAGCACCATATTAAACTAATTCCTGATGATTTTGATGGCAGCTTAGCCATTTACAGGCAAAACCTGGGGCTGGAGTTTTTAACAGGTTACGTAATAGAGTATGCCCTTTCGGTTGATAATATTTTTGTAATTGTACTCGTTTTCTCGGCCTTTGCGGTTGAAGAGAAATATTACCACCGTGTATTGTTCTGGGGTATTTTGGGTGCAATTATTATGCGTTTCATCTTCATTTTTGTTGGTGCTGCACTTATTGCCAAATTTGCCTGGATTTTATACCTCTTTGGTGCATTCCTGGTTTTTACAGGCGTAAAAATGTTCTTCAGCAACGACGATGATGACAAAATAGATCCTGAAAACCACCCTGTAGTTAAATGGGCTTCGAAAATATTTTCAATACACCCTAAATATGAGGGTAAAAAATTCTTTGTAAAAATTAATCACAAAACCCTGGTTACACCTTTGTTTTTGGTGTTGTTGATTGTTGAGTTTACCGATTTGTTATTCGCTGTCGATTCAATTCCGGCTATTTTTGCAGTAACCAAAGATCCGTATATTGTATTTTTCTCAAACATTTTTGCCATTATGGGCTTGCGGTCTATGTTTTTCTTATTGGTGAATATTATCCATAAATTCCATTATTTGAAAACGGGTTTAGCGGTACTGCTGGCTTTTATCGGTGTGAAAATGCTTGGTCATACTTATTTGGAGAAATGGGGTTTTACCACTGAGCACTCGCTGATTATTATCCTGGCCATACTGGTAATTAGTATTGTGGCTTCGCTGGCTTTCCCGAAGAAAAAGGTGCATGTTAAACCTTAG
- a CDS encoding alpha-L-fucosidase: MKLVSIQKNVLVVLLLLISPLVKAQFKNAEAAKQLNQLQQKFVDLRFGMFIHYNIPTYANADWPDPDASPKLFNPKKLDANQWAKAAKSANMSYGCLTTKHHSGFCIWDTKSTDYNVMNSPYGKDVVKQFTDAFRANGLKVMLYYSILDTHHKLRPNQITPKHIDMIKQQITELLTKYGKIEALIIDGWDAPWSRISYDDVPFEDIYTLIKTLQPDCLVMDLNGAKYPAEGLYYTDIKTYEMGAGQRMHKENKVMPALACLPINTSWFWKTDFPTVPVRKPNEIVETLIRPLNEASCNFILNVAPNRDGLIDDNAIESLKEVGKLWKNEGGTVMLPPLDLPIISSNIAINQAANATWSDDMNIMDFANDDSYRSSWTSNSSVAKPWFEIDLKNEQALNMIVVAEQKANIDEYVLEYWNGVEWKKIAYGNNADRIKIHRFDRVWTSKVRIRIEHSKETASIAEFQVFNERR, from the coding sequence ATGAAACTTGTATCCATTCAGAAAAACGTTTTAGTTGTGTTATTACTCTTGATTTCGCCACTGGTGAAAGCACAATTTAAAAATGCTGAAGCCGCAAAACAGCTTAACCAACTTCAGCAAAAATTTGTCGATTTGCGTTTTGGTATGTTTATCCACTACAATATTCCCACTTATGCCAATGCCGACTGGCCCGATCCTGATGCCTCGCCCAAATTATTTAATCCTAAAAAACTCGATGCTAACCAATGGGCTAAAGCAGCTAAATCGGCCAATATGAGCTATGGTTGTTTAACTACAAAGCACCACAGCGGTTTCTGCATATGGGATACCAAAAGCACCGATTACAACGTAATGAACAGTCCTTATGGCAAAGATGTAGTAAAGCAGTTTACCGATGCGTTCCGTGCCAACGGCCTGAAAGTAATGCTATATTACTCTATCCTCGATACGCACCATAAGTTGAGGCCAAACCAGATTACACCAAAGCACATCGACATGATTAAGCAGCAGATTACCGAACTATTGACCAAGTACGGTAAAATCGAGGCTTTGATTATCGATGGTTGGGATGCGCCATGGTCTAGGATTTCTTATGATGATGTTCCTTTTGAAGATATTTATACCCTGATTAAAACCTTACAGCCCGATTGTCTGGTGATGGATTTGAATGGAGCCAAATACCCTGCAGAAGGTTTGTACTACACCGATATTAAAACTTACGAAATGGGTGCCGGCCAGCGGATGCATAAAGAAAACAAGGTAATGCCTGCTTTGGCTTGTTTGCCAATTAATACCTCGTGGTTCTGGAAAACCGATTTTCCTACTGTACCCGTACGTAAGCCTAACGAAATTGTAGAAACGCTGATCAGACCTTTAAACGAGGCCAGCTGTAATTTTATCCTCAATGTAGCGCCAAACCGCGATGGATTAATTGATGATAACGCAATTGAATCGTTGAAAGAAGTAGGTAAATTATGGAAGAATGAAGGCGGTACTGTTATGTTGCCACCACTTGATTTACCCATTATTTCAAGCAATATCGCCATCAACCAAGCCGCAAATGCTACCTGGAGCGACGATATGAATATTATGGATTTTGCGAATGATGACAGTTACCGTTCTTCGTGGACCTCGAACAGCTCGGTAGCCAAACCCTGGTTCGAAATCGATCTTAAAAATGAGCAGGCTTTAAATATGATTGTTGTTGCCGAGCAAAAAGCTAACATAGATGAGTATGTGCTCGAATACTGGAATGGTGTGGAATGGAAAAAAATTGCATATGGTAATAATGCCGACAGGATCAAAATCCATCGTTTCGACCGTGTTTGGACCAGTAAGGTGCGTATCCGTATCGAACACTCGAAAGAAACTGCCTCAATTGCCGAATTTCAGGTTTTTAACGAAAGAAGATAA
- a CDS encoding GNAT family N-acetyltransferase, with the protein MAEVKLNLQEDGPSSFDIFDENGKAGEMVFDIQGNDLTVYHTEVEPDREGKGYAKLLLDAMVSYVRENHLMVIPLCPYVHLQFRRHEELYKDIWNKKNER; encoded by the coding sequence ATGGCAGAAGTAAAATTAAACCTTCAGGAAGATGGACCAAGCTCATTCGATATTTTCGACGAAAATGGTAAAGCAGGAGAAATGGTATTTGATATTCAGGGCAACGACCTTACGGTTTACCATACTGAGGTAGAACCAGACAGAGAAGGTAAGGGATATGCCAAGCTGTTGCTGGATGCGATGGTGAGCTATGTGAGGGAAAATCATTTAATGGTAATTCCATTGTGTCCATACGTGCATTTACAATTCAGAAGACACGAAGAATTGTATAAAGACATTTGGAATAAGAAAAACGAACGTTAA
- a CDS encoding carboxylesterase — protein sequence MKKRYKIVLGISVLLVAGYLLGPKPKKPVYNQQLTLVPDLEDLDNYVAGIEALHKIKPGNAAEIIWADSNHQQTDYAIVYLHGFSASKTEGDPVHINLAKKLHANLYLARLADHGIDTLAPMQYFTADRLWETSKQAYAVGKKLGKKVILVGTSTGGTVALKLAATYPEINSLILLSPNVAINDKNAWMLNDPWGLQIARKVLGSDERKVDGRTLEYKKYWYTNYRIESLVELQEFVESTMTKKVFVQVKQPVLMLYYYKNDLEQDPVVRVDAMLKMFGQLGTPENLKRKVAIPNAGNHVLGCYITSKDLPGVETAIDSFVENILDIKKSLPVPDISR from the coding sequence ATGAAAAAGCGCTACAAAATCGTATTGGGTATTTCGGTACTGCTCGTGGCGGGCTATTTATTAGGCCCAAAGCCCAAAAAACCAGTTTACAACCAGCAGCTTACACTGGTGCCCGATCTCGAAGATCTGGATAATTATGTCGCTGGCATCGAAGCCCTTCACAAAATAAAACCCGGCAACGCCGCCGAAATTATCTGGGCCGATAGCAATCATCAGCAAACCGATTACGCCATTGTATACCTCCATGGCTTTTCAGCTTCAAAAACCGAAGGCGATCCTGTGCACATCAACCTGGCCAAAAAGTTACACGCCAATTTATACCTGGCCCGCCTGGCCGATCATGGCATCGATACGCTGGCACCCATGCAATATTTTACAGCCGACCGCCTTTGGGAAACCAGCAAACAGGCCTACGCCGTTGGTAAAAAACTAGGTAAAAAGGTTATTTTGGTTGGTACTTCTACCGGTGGTACCGTGGCCTTGAAACTAGCTGCTACCTACCCCGAAATTAACAGCCTCATTTTACTTTCGCCCAATGTAGCCATTAACGATAAAAATGCATGGATGCTTAACGACCCCTGGGGATTGCAGATTGCCCGTAAGGTATTGGGTAGCGACGAACGCAAGGTAGATGGCCGCACGCTCGAATATAAAAAATACTGGTACACCAATTACCGCATCGAATCGCTGGTAGAACTGCAGGAGTTTGTAGAAAGCACGATGACCAAAAAGGTTTTCGTACAGGTAAAACAACCTGTTTTAATGCTGTACTATTATAAAAATGATCTGGAGCAGGATCCTGTAGTACGCGTAGATGCCATGCTCAAAATGTTCGGTCAGCTGGGAACCCCAGAAAACCTCAAACGCAAAGTAGCTATTCCCAATGCTGGCAACCACGTTTTAGGTTGTTACATTACCTCCAAAGATTTGCCAGGTGTAGAAACCGCTATTGATAGTTTTGTGGAAAACATTCTAGACATAAAAAAGAGTTTGCCGGTTCCGGATATTTCTAGATAA
- a CDS encoding YpdA family putative bacillithiol disulfide reductase, with protein MSENQNHYDLLIIGAGPIGMACAIEAQKANLSYIIIEKGALVNSLFNYPVFMTFFSTSQRLEIGGVPFVTINPKPNRNEAVEYYRRVVEKFDLKINLFERVEQVDNKEEGLFEINTSKTTYTAKNVVVATGFYDVPLMMNIPGEDLPKVTHYYKDPHLYAFQNVVVVGANNSGVDAALETYRKGANVTMVVRSGDLGPHVKYWVRPDIQNRIKEGEVTALFNSELVAIRENEVDIKTPEGIKTIANDFVIAMTGYQPDFSMLRKFGIDLPESLCPFYNEETMETNVKGLYLAGVVCGGLDTHKLFIENSRAHAEMIVKNITG; from the coding sequence ATGTCTGAAAATCAAAACCATTACGACCTTTTAATTATAGGTGCCGGCCCCATTGGTATGGCCTGTGCCATTGAAGCCCAAAAAGCCAATCTTAGCTACATTATTATAGAAAAAGGGGCATTGGTGAACAGTTTGTTCAATTACCCGGTTTTTATGACTTTCTTTTCCACCTCGCAAAGGCTGGAAATTGGAGGCGTACCATTTGTAACCATCAATCCGAAGCCAAACCGGAACGAAGCGGTTGAATATTATCGCCGCGTGGTGGAGAAATTCGACCTTAAAATTAATTTGTTCGAAAGGGTAGAACAGGTTGATAATAAAGAAGAGGGGCTTTTTGAAATAAATACTTCGAAAACTACCTATACTGCTAAAAATGTGGTTGTAGCTACCGGTTTTTACGATGTGCCATTAATGATGAACATTCCTGGAGAAGATTTGCCTAAAGTTACCCATTATTATAAAGATCCGCATTTGTATGCTTTTCAAAATGTAGTGGTCGTTGGTGCCAACAATTCGGGAGTGGATGCCGCTTTAGAAACTTACCGTAAAGGTGCAAATGTAACCATGGTAGTGCGGAGTGGCGATTTGGGGCCACATGTAAAATACTGGGTTCGGCCTGATATTCAGAACCGGATTAAAGAGGGAGAGGTTACCGCCTTGTTTAATTCAGAACTGGTAGCTATTCGAGAAAATGAGGTAGATATTAAAACACCTGAAGGAATAAAAACCATTGCTAACGATTTTGTAATTGCCATGACCGGATATCAGCCTGATTTTTCGATGTTGCGAAAATTCGGCATTGATTTACCCGAAAGCCTTTGTCCGTTTTATAACGAAGAAACGATGGAAACCAATGTAAAGGGATTGTACCTGGCAGGCGTGGTTTGTGGTGGCTTAGATACCCACAAGCTTTTTATCGAAAACTCGCGGGCACATGCCGAAATGATTGTTAAAAATATTACAGGTTAA
- a CDS encoding CBS domain-containing protein: MKTVKHLLDTKQVRIISVPENISVLDALKVMTEKNISAVLVMEDQMLRGIFTERDYARKIILQGKSSKDTLINEAMTATPITITLNDSIDFCMELMTDKHIRHLPIVVDGEVKGMVSIGDVVKFIIEDQKQTISQLESYISG; encoded by the coding sequence ATGAAAACCGTAAAACACTTACTTGATACCAAACAGGTGCGCATTATCTCGGTGCCCGAAAATATTTCTGTTCTGGATGCCTTAAAAGTAATGACCGAAAAAAACATCAGCGCTGTACTGGTGATGGAAGACCAAATGCTCCGTGGCATTTTTACCGAACGCGATTATGCCCGCAAAATCATTTTACAGGGTAAATCATCAAAAGATACCCTAATTAATGAAGCTATGACGGCTACGCCTATTACCATTACCTTAAACGACAGCATCGATTTTTGCATGGAACTGATGACTGATAAGCATATCCGCCATTTACCCATAGTTGTTGATGGTGAAGTTAAAGGCATGGTTTCTATTGGTGATGTGGTTAAGTTTATTATCGAAGATCAAAAACAAACTATTTCGCAACTAGAAAGCTATATTAGCGGGTAA
- a CDS encoding polyprenyl synthetase family protein, which translates to MPGIEQIKTPIAADIKAFEKTFKESMHSDAPLLDRITHYIVKQKGKQMRPMFVFFAAKLCGGITESTHRGAALVELLHTATLVHDDVVDNAYERRGFFSINALWKNKIAVLVGDYLLAKGLLLSVNNNEHRLLQIVSEAVKQMSEGELLQVEKVRRMDISEDLYFDVIRQKTASLIASCCAAGAASAGADDATIEKMRLFGEKVGIAFQIKDDTFDFGTDDVGKPLGIDIKEKKVTLPLIYALNKAEKTERKQMINLVKNHQDDPVKIQQIIDFVNAHEGVYYANQKMLEYQNEAFAILHGFDAGEARTGLEQLVLYTTERKK; encoded by the coding sequence ATGCCGGGAATCGAACAGATAAAAACACCTATTGCTGCTGATATTAAAGCGTTTGAAAAAACCTTTAAAGAATCTATGCATAGCGACGCACCGTTGCTGGATAGGATTACCCATTACATTGTAAAGCAAAAAGGGAAACAAATGCGGCCTATGTTCGTGTTTTTTGCTGCTAAATTGTGCGGTGGAATTACAGAATCTACACACCGTGGGGCTGCATTGGTAGAACTTTTACACACGGCTACGCTGGTGCATGATGATGTGGTGGATAACGCCTACGAGCGCCGTGGCTTTTTCTCGATAAATGCTTTATGGAAGAATAAAATTGCCGTTTTGGTAGGCGATTATTTGTTGGCCAAGGGGCTTTTGCTTTCGGTAAACAATAACGAGCACCGTTTGTTACAAATAGTATCGGAAGCGGTAAAACAAATGAGCGAGGGTGAGTTGCTGCAGGTAGAAAAGGTGCGACGGATGGATATTTCGGAAGATTTATACTTTGATGTAATCCGCCAGAAAACGGCCTCTTTAATTGCCTCTTGCTGCGCTGCGGGTGCTGCATCGGCCGGGGCTGATGATGCAACAATTGAAAAAATGCGCCTGTTTGGCGAAAAAGTAGGGATCGCATTTCAGATTAAAGACGATACTTTCGATTTTGGTACCGATGATGTGGGTAAACCATTAGGCATTGATATCAAAGAGAAAAAAGTAACCTTACCTTTAATTTATGCGTTAAACAAAGCCGAGAAAACTGAACGTAAACAAATGATTAACCTGGTTAAAAACCACCAGGATGATCCGGTTAAAATTCAGCAGATTATTGATTTTGTAAATGCGCATGAAGGGGTTTATTATGCTAACCAAAAAATGCTAGAATACCAGAACGAAGCTTTTGCTATTTTGCACGGGTTTGATGCCGGCGAAGCCAGAACAGGTTTAGAACAGCTTGTACTTTATACTACAGAACGTAAAAAATAA
- a CDS encoding alpha/beta hydrolase, which produces MKLFFSLVFTCIISINLCFSQEQPFVLGKIEKIKSKQLSETRTLNIYLPEGYSPDSAKTYPVIYLLDGSANEDFIHVTGLVQFLTMIEAMPKSIVVGIANVDRKRDFTFPTSIEADLKDFPTTGKSASFISFIEKELQPYIQQKYKSSGEKTIIGQSLGALLATEILLKKPSLFTNYLIISPSLWWNNESLLNDIPKYTENLSKAKANVFIAVGTEGKVMEEDAKKLSAVLKPYQNLKVNFAPLPSENHLTILHNGLYNGFGLLYPKKK; this is translated from the coding sequence ATGAAACTCTTTTTTAGCTTGGTATTCACCTGCATCATCAGTATCAACCTTTGCTTTTCGCAAGAACAACCATTTGTTTTGGGCAAAATTGAAAAAATTAAATCGAAACAGCTTTCAGAAACCAGAACATTAAACATTTACTTACCCGAAGGGTATTCACCCGACTCGGCCAAAACCTATCCGGTAATTTACCTTTTAGATGGCTCAGCTAACGAAGATTTCATTCATGTTACAGGCCTTGTGCAGTTTTTAACCATGATTGAAGCCATGCCCAAATCAATTGTGGTAGGTATTGCCAATGTAGACCGGAAAAGAGATTTTACTTTCCCAACCAGCATTGAAGCCGATTTAAAAGACTTTCCAACTACGGGCAAATCGGCCAGTTTCATTTCCTTTATCGAAAAAGAACTTCAGCCCTACATCCAACAGAAATACAAAAGTAGTGGCGAAAAAACAATAATAGGGCAATCGTTGGGTGCCTTATTGGCCACAGAAATACTGCTAAAGAAACCTTCACTTTTCACCAATTACCTGATTATTAGTCCGAGTTTATGGTGGAATAATGAATCGCTTTTAAACGACATCCCAAAGTATACCGAAAACCTTTCGAAAGCTAAGGCCAATGTTTTTATAGCTGTAGGTACTGAAGGAAAAGTAATGGAAGAAGATGCTAAAAAGCTTTCAGCAGTTTTAAAGCCTTACCAGAACCTTAAGGTAAACTTTGCACCCCTACCTAGCGAAAACCATTTAACCATTTTACACAATGGCTTGTATAATGGCTTTGGTTTATTGTACCCTAAGAAAAAATAA